A window of the Acidimicrobiales bacterium genome harbors these coding sequences:
- the moaC gene encoding cyclic pyranopterin monophosphate synthase MoaC — protein sequence MTDGTFTHLDPLGRARMVDVTPKEPTHRRAVARGRVNMAPETTSMVAQRAMSKGDVLAVARVAGIQAAKRTSDLIPLCHPLMVGAVLVNFEIGDDFIEIEAQVDTVDRTGVEMEALTACSIAALTIYDMCKSTDKSMTIGDIALWEKTGGRSGVYRRAETDVREGTDTNGDGAGEGSEGTHRS from the coding sequence GTGACTGACGGAACGTTCACCCATCTCGATCCCCTCGGCCGCGCGCGCATGGTCGATGTCACGCCGAAAGAGCCGACGCATCGTCGTGCCGTGGCCCGAGGCCGGGTCAACATGGCGCCCGAGACCACGTCGATGGTGGCCCAGCGGGCGATGTCGAAGGGCGACGTCCTGGCGGTTGCCCGGGTGGCAGGCATCCAAGCCGCCAAGCGGACCAGCGACCTCATTCCGCTGTGTCATCCGCTGATGGTCGGCGCCGTGCTGGTCAACTTCGAGATCGGCGACGACTTCATCGAGATCGAGGCGCAGGTCGACACCGTCGACCGCACCGGGGTCGAGATGGAGGCGCTGACGGCCTGCTCGATCGCGGCCCTCACGATCTATGACATGTGCAAGTCGACCGACAAGTCGATGACGATCGGTGACATCGCCTTGTGGGAGAAGACCGGGGGTAGATCCGGGGTGTATCGACGGGCCGAAACCGACGTGCGTGAGGGCACCGACACCAACGGTGACGGTGCTGGTGAGGGGTCCGAAGGGACCCATCGCTCCTGA
- a CDS encoding phosphoribosyltransferase, translating to MADGQDIPRETLDWATYGTAIRQLAQQVADSGYRPDMILAIARGGLFAAGSLGYALSVKNLYVMNLEFYAGVDERLSVPIMLPPYMDKVDLTGAKILVADDVADTGHTLKAVHEFCQDVVDESRTAVIYEKPHSLVKCDYVWKKTDRWINFPWSTEPPLAGPADGNIVVDA from the coding sequence GTGGCCGACGGGCAGGACATTCCGCGCGAGACACTCGACTGGGCGACCTACGGCACCGCCATACGGCAATTGGCCCAGCAGGTGGCCGACAGTGGGTATCGGCCCGACATGATCCTGGCGATCGCCCGCGGCGGACTCTTCGCTGCCGGCTCCCTGGGCTATGCACTCTCGGTCAAGAACCTCTACGTGATGAACCTCGAGTTCTATGCCGGCGTCGACGAGCGGCTGTCGGTCCCGATCATGCTCCCGCCCTACATGGACAAGGTCGACCTGACCGGCGCGAAGATCCTCGTCGCCGACGACGTCGCCGACACCGGCCACACACTCAAGGCGGTCCACGAGTTCTGCCAGGACGTCGTCGACGAGTCACGCACCGCGGTGATCTATGAGAAGCCACACTCGTTGGTCAAGTGCGACTACGTGTGGAAGAAGACCGACCGATGGATCAACTTCCCCTGGTCGACCGAGCCGCCGCTGGCCGGGCCGGCCGACGGCAACATCGTCGTCGACGCCTGA
- a CDS encoding helix-turn-helix domain-containing protein: MGERSTQGGAGDNSSARARPGDDSRKGSAARLTPSQRDAVIEGLRLPARGVGATVVAADALASADLPIVIGGETVGGLRLSGLHGALDRLIDQIERELGQPVERLDREGKQAVVRRLDELGAFNLRKAVEDIADRLHVSRFTVYNYLNGQP; this comes from the coding sequence GTGGGTGAACGTTCGACGCAGGGGGGAGCGGGCGACAACAGCTCGGCTCGCGCCCGCCCCGGCGACGACTCCCGCAAGGGAAGTGCCGCTCGCCTGACCCCGTCGCAGCGTGATGCGGTGATCGAAGGCCTCCGACTGCCGGCACGAGGCGTGGGAGCAACCGTCGTCGCGGCCGACGCCCTCGCTTCCGCCGATCTGCCAATCGTGATCGGCGGTGAGACCGTCGGCGGTCTTCGCCTCTCCGGCCTCCACGGGGCGCTCGACCGCCTCATCGACCAGATCGAGCGGGAACTGGGCCAGCCGGTCGAGCGGCTCGATCGCGAAGGAAAACAGGCGGTCGTCCGACGTCTCGACGAGCTCGGCGCCTTCAACTTGCGAAAGGCGGTCGAAGACATCGCCGACCGTCTCCACGTCTCGCGCTTCACGGTCTACAACTACCTCAACGGTCAGCCCTGA
- a CDS encoding peptidoglycan DD-metalloendopeptidase family protein yields the protein MLDDQFPPLPVANPTLRRTMARRFAGLAIAATLVVGGVDAAGGQESIDDARSQREQVREERAAAAAELDAARADDREIQAALEAINESVLAQQNALADAQRQLDVAHAVAEQASADVLAAEARIADIRARLAELAVSGFVGDEGLTGVSYDYLSAENPADAMRRATMLQLANTDAPDLLEQMRVVEEDADIAQAIADNAVEQAAVLEADMAAILVDLEEQQAVQAALKAELDARIAEWEETVAEFAAEEAALSEFIRAEEAKAIPPPPPPAAGAGGVSASGFQWPISAYVTSEYGWRIHPIYGTKRLHAGIDLGAGTGTPIAASAGGTVIHAGPYGGYGNAVIINHGNGITTLYAHQSKIAVSTGQQVGRGEVIGYVGSTGNSTGPHLHFEVRVNGSAVNPRGYLP from the coding sequence ATGTTGGATGATCAGTTCCCCCCGCTTCCCGTCGCCAATCCCACGCTCCGCCGCACGATGGCGCGGCGGTTCGCCGGTTTGGCGATCGCCGCCACGCTCGTGGTCGGTGGTGTCGATGCCGCCGGCGGACAGGAGTCGATCGACGACGCCCGTTCGCAGCGTGAGCAGGTGCGCGAGGAGCGTGCGGCAGCAGCGGCGGAACTCGACGCGGCGCGAGCCGACGACCGTGAGATCCAAGCGGCGCTTGAGGCGATCAACGAGAGCGTTCTCGCCCAGCAGAATGCACTGGCCGACGCACAACGCCAGCTCGATGTGGCCCACGCCGTTGCCGAGCAGGCGTCGGCCGATGTGCTTGCGGCCGAGGCCAGGATTGCCGACATTCGAGCACGCCTCGCCGAGCTCGCCGTGAGCGGGTTCGTCGGGGACGAGGGCCTCACCGGTGTGTCCTACGACTACCTCTCCGCTGAGAATCCCGCCGATGCCATGCGACGGGCCACCATGCTCCAGCTCGCCAACACCGATGCCCCCGATCTGCTCGAACAGATGCGGGTCGTCGAGGAGGACGCCGACATCGCCCAGGCGATCGCCGACAACGCGGTCGAACAGGCGGCGGTGCTCGAGGCCGACATGGCGGCGATCCTCGTCGATCTCGAAGAACAGCAGGCCGTCCAGGCCGCGCTGAAGGCCGAACTCGACGCTCGCATCGCCGAGTGGGAGGAGACCGTCGCCGAGTTTGCGGCCGAGGAAGCGGCACTCAGCGAATTCATCCGGGCCGAAGAGGCCAAAGCCATCCCGCCGCCGCCGCCACCGGCGGCTGGCGCCGGCGGTGTCTCGGCCTCCGGGTTCCAGTGGCCGATCTCCGCCTACGTCACGAGCGAGTACGGCTGGAGGATCCATCCGATCTACGGCACGAAACGGCTCCACGCCGGGATCGACCTCGGTGCCGGCACCGGCACGCCCATTGCTGCCTCGGCTGGCGGGACCGTCATCCACGCCGGTCCGTACGGCGGGTACGGCAACGCCGTCATCATCAACCACGGCAACGGGATCACCACGTTGTACGCCCACCAGTCGAAGATCGCGGTGTCGACCGGCCAGCAGGTCGGTCGGGGCGAGGTCATCGGCTACGTCGGCTCGACCGGTAACTCGACCGGCCCCCATCTCCACTTCGAGGTCCGGGT